CATGGAGCTCTGTCTTCTTGCCAGAGAAACCTGCCCTATCAAACAGCTGTGCCCGGGGAGGGTTATTGTCCTAGACCACCACGCCAACCCAAGCAGAGATCATTACGTGTTCCAGTAAATTTGCATCTATTGGAAATTTAACTGATAGTAAAAAATGCATAGCTTCTGCTGTTTTAGTCGTACCTGCTTCACGGCACGGACAGAGGAGATGTGGTCACCTTGAGCGCACCACTTTTCAGAACAGTTGTACTCCCCCCGGTCAGACATGTCCCACAGGTACTGACGACCCCTGAAGTTCTCATGTTCATAACCTACCCATCTGCATGTAAAACACGCACGTGTTATGTttaaatttgttattttacatacataaaACGAGATCTAAATTAATTCATGTCCATGTATAAATGGTCAAATAAGCTCTTCTGTCTCATGTACTCACGATCCACTCTCCACCTGCACAGAGTTGCATCTGTCAGGAAAATTCTTGTCACTGAGCTTATGACAGTCAGAGGTCAGGTCCAGTCGCCGGCCGGCAAAGTTCCTCTGCTCGAAAAGGGTCACCTGACAAAACACTAATTACTAGTATATAATTTGAATATACACTCATTTATACACTTAACCTAATGTTTGATAAGAAGAGTGTTAGATAAGAGAATATTCTGAACATACTGTATTCTGTACTCTGCATTGAAAAATGTTGCTGAAAATCACTCTTTGTCAATACCTTTTAGTAGCAgaaaagcatttataacataGTGATTCATTTCAACCCATAGTTGTGTTAAATATAGACATTTTCCAGGTTAATTTAAACCAATGATTGGGTACTTCCATATTTTATCACAGGTTCAAACAAACCAACATTTTGTCAAATGTAAAATCTACTTTAACTCTATGCTTAGCCATTACGCAAGGTTAAGTGTTACTTTCCAAAACAAACACTTACCCTTCCACTGGACCCGTAGAAGGCACGTTGGAGCACAGACCCCAGCTTGCTAGAAAAAAATAGTCAAATACTTTCAGAGTAAAATACTGGAACATTGGTATAAAAAACAATCCAACACTTATTTTGCACAAACAACGCCATCTTTACCTCAATATATACGGTTTagaatcattttaaatgatcttcCACAGAGTTTGACATGATACAAATTTAAATTGAACTTTATTTGTTCCAATTAGAAGGcaaatgtatatttgtgtaaaagtgCGTGTAGAAAAAATCCTTTCCTACTGAAGCACAAAAGTATACGTTTTTGGTTTGTTTCAGCATTGTTTGTCCTAACAGCATGAAAATGATCTTCCTTCCCTCCTTTCCACAAATCTATGATGTTGATATTAGTTTTGTATGCctttttttctgtaatgatTACTACAGTCCCCTTGGGAGGTGCAAATTTGGTTGAAACGCCAACCACAAATTTTGCCATTGCTCTTGCTTCCAAATGCACCACGAACATACCTGGTTTGTTGGGCTAATCCGGGGACTTTAGTAAATATGTTCATGTCAGCTCATGGTGGCCACTAAGATGGTCCTTAAATACAGCTGGTACATAGAAACAGGGTGTGCTAGAATGCTCATACTGTTTCTGCTGCTCTCTCTGTACTCTGTCCCTGTATTGATAtgctaaacacaaacaatatgcAGTGTTTTTGCCAAAGCCTGTAGCTTTATGTGCATAAAGAAATTCAAATGCACTACACCTACAAAACATGTTATTGGTGCAAAAGAACACACATGTACATAAAACAACATACATtctatacatacatacagtatgatacATAAGCATAGCAtaacacatacagacacacgcAGACAAAGAAAGAGTGCAGTGCCAACACTTTGTGAATCAATTCAGCATTTTCTTGCAATGCAGTTTCAATGCATTTTGCATGTAgtaaatgttttcatgtttaaacCGGGGCAGCTATAgaaaagtgttttaaagcatTGAGTGACACCCGCAATAAGAGTTTCTTGCTCACATTTATTGGAGCACAGATCTCTCATGTTTTACACAACCATAGGTAAGAAGTAAAAGTAGTGTCTaggaaaaaacatttcagtcaggTTGCTTgggatttatattttatttaagagCTGTAATCCTCAAACACATACATTACAAAAAGCGAAAATATTATATTCAGACTGTAATATCCCATGTGTCTTGTTTTGTGAAGACGTATTCATTGACACGGCTGATTCAGAATAAATTCACAAATGCTGTTGGCGTGAAGTCAACATTTGTACTTTATTCACAGAATAAACTTATTCCTTAACCTAGTGCCTCCAACATCCAAAGGCAAAATGTTAATGAATCAACAACAGCAACATCAACTTTGCTTACAGAGTCAAATCTGCAATTCTATTAAACGTGTTAAGAGCAGCACTTTTCCCCTTTCAGCCCATTGACTTTGAATAGTGGGTATTTGGACCTGCGTGTGTGGGTCATGGGGCATCTGAATGGAGCTGGGATCTACTAGATGTTTCACTACTGTTTTGTGCCTGTGGCACAGTGGCACTGGCAGCTTTGTGAGGATGAATGAAGTCCAGAAGTTTAGGTAACATTCTGGCATTTTGGGGTGGATTCCAGTCGAGACAAATGCTGGGCCTGGAGCAGGTATACATGTACATGTGCTTGAGTTTGAATCTagactagagagagagagaaagggttGGAGGAGGGTAAGGGAGACAGGAGACAGAACAAAACTGCTGGTTCCTGCAAACATAAGCAAGTGATTCCATCATCTTCTCATCCTCTTCCCTTCAAAATTTACATCTTCTCTCTCTTCAGGATGAATATTTTTTGAGATGTCTTTCATACTGGCAGCTCTTGACAAGCTGACTTATTTTTTGTCTCTGATAGCGTTTTGTGTCAGTGTGTCCAACTGGCTGAAATGAGAGCTGACTCTTTGCGTTTCATCTGGGGCTGGAAAATATATacacttttttgcatttttggcTGATTGCCCATGGATTGCTAGCATCATTGATATGCCTCAGCTCCGAATGCTTTCAAAGCTGACCTGCGAGTATGCTTATAACTTTTGAAATTAGaataggtaacactttacaaaaagttatatttgttaaccattggttaatgcattagctaacgtgAACAATACttgtacagcatttattcatcttagttcatgttaatttcaccATTTACTAGTAGATCTAAAgctgtaactgttaacattagttaatgcatcatgaataattgtattgacattaataaacattaacaaagattaattgATGATGAAAACCTATATTGCtaattgttagttcatgttggttaatgcatttactaatgataacaaatacaaccgtattgtaaagtgttaccttagAATAACTCACATAAAAgaatgtatactgtacatatttgagATTCAACTGCAATTATGAAATAGCCCGGGTCTGTGAAATCTTCAGAAGAGGTAAGAGTCTGTTTTAACTTGTTTAATGCAAGTAAACTGAGTTTGTTTTATCTGTGCAGGTGTTACTGGTGAAAAACGCAAACCAGTGAGAAGATG
This region of Triplophysa rosa linkage group LG1, Trosa_1v2, whole genome shotgun sequence genomic DNA includes:
- the crybgx gene encoding crystallin beta gamma X yields the protein MNIFTKVPGLAQQTSKLGSVLQRAFYGSSGRVTLFEQRNFAGRRLDLTSDCHKLSDKNFPDRCNSVQVESGSWVGYEHENFRGRQYLWDMSDRGEYNCSEKWCAQGDHISSVRAVKQDNNPPRAQLFDRAGFSGKKTELHDDIPNLLSRYSLNRVTSIRVMGGTWVVYQEPNYRGAHYVLEKKDYNNFSDWGAQNSTVGSIRRVRFN